A genomic region of Microbacterium schleiferi contains the following coding sequences:
- the sepH gene encoding septation protein SepH, translated as MEQLKVIATEDDQLILATESGDRFTLALDDALAFEVRRARRARESDISAARPSPRDIQTQIRAGLSAEEVAELLGARVEDVRRFEGPVLAEREHVLNQALAVPVLVSAELEPDGESTFGAAVRAKLIEASAVAERWTSWKDATGWVIKLEFRTGDVDRDARWGFDPRRTTLSPLNADATQLSRQGALPDGLIPRLRALDPSPSKDDSRFDSGAFGPRRDDEPAREAERPADRTPERASAAVREAATKRAADPVVTTSPETADLLEALRRRRGQRESAPDASAEEAERAPVALFDALEPGYDETTAPPPAPADEEPADLEATQLSASRRRGRSSLPTWDEIVFGARSDE; from the coding sequence ATGGAACAGCTCAAAGTCATCGCAACGGAAGACGATCAGCTCATCCTCGCGACGGAGTCGGGTGACAGATTCACGCTCGCCCTCGACGACGCGCTGGCCTTTGAGGTACGTCGGGCCAGGCGCGCGCGCGAGTCCGACATCTCGGCAGCTCGGCCGAGTCCCCGCGACATCCAGACGCAGATTCGCGCTGGACTCAGCGCGGAAGAAGTCGCGGAGCTTCTGGGCGCTCGCGTCGAAGACGTTCGCCGGTTCGAGGGACCTGTGCTCGCCGAGCGGGAGCACGTGCTCAACCAGGCCTTGGCAGTCCCCGTCCTCGTTTCTGCCGAACTCGAACCCGACGGGGAGTCCACCTTCGGGGCTGCCGTGCGCGCGAAGCTCATCGAGGCCAGCGCCGTCGCCGAGCGATGGACCAGTTGGAAGGATGCGACCGGCTGGGTGATCAAGCTCGAGTTCCGCACCGGGGACGTCGACCGCGACGCCCGGTGGGGATTCGACCCTCGGCGCACGACACTCTCACCACTGAACGCCGACGCGACGCAGCTCTCACGGCAGGGGGCGCTGCCCGACGGTCTCATCCCCCGGCTTCGCGCGCTTGACCCCTCGCCGTCCAAGGACGACTCGCGTTTCGATTCGGGGGCGTTCGGCCCGCGTCGGGATGACGAACCGGCACGGGAGGCAGAGCGACCCGCTGACCGCACTCCGGAGCGCGCAAGCGCAGCAGTTCGTGAGGCAGCGACCAAGCGCGCCGCCGATCCCGTGGTGACCACATCTCCCGAAACGGCAGATCTTCTCGAAGCGCTGCGTCGGCGCCGCGGTCAGCGCGAATCCGCTCCGGACGCGTCAGCCGAGGAGGCAGAACGCGCACCCGTGGCGTTGTTCGATGCGCTGGAGCCCGGCTACGACGAGACCACTGCTCCTCCCCCAGCGCCGGCCGACGAGGAACCGGCCGACCTCGAGGCAACTCAGCTGTCGGCATCCCGTCGGCGTGGCCGGTCTTCACTTCCGACGTGGGACGAGATCGTCTTCGGCGCCCGCTCCGACGAATAA